The following is a genomic window from Nitrososphaerota archaeon.
GGCCAAGGTCCAGAAGAACGCGGAGGACATGAAGAAATACGCCGAACGCATCAGGACCCTCCAGAGTGAGCTGGGCCTCGTCCAAGCGAAGTTCCCTGAGCTAGGCCTCAACTAGGCCTAACTCAGTCCTCTTTTAGCGGGCCAGGTCTGAATGGTTCGTTATGATCTGGTTCCTGAGGTCCTGAGCCTGCTGCAGCGTGAAGTCGGGTTCGGCCGAGACCAAGACTAGCTTCTCTCCGAGGTAGAACGTCATGATGTTCAGCCTCTCTCTCTTGTTGAAGGTATACTGGTTCTTCCCGAAGTAGCGGTCCCACGTCCTGTCGTTGTTGATTTGGATGGTTATGCCCGCTATGAGCCTGATGTCCTCGCTCTGGGGCTCGAGCGAAGGGATCCCCTTTCTCATCCCTCCCGCGACCTGCCTTCCGGACTGGTCGAGGATCTGGGCCGACCTCACCCTCCTGTCGAACTTGAATATCTCAGTGATTATCTTGTCCCACTGGACCTGCAACATTACGTTTCTTTCAGCGGCATGCGGTGAGATATAAGCGAGACCCTGAGCTTCATGCTGGAAGACCCGGCGGCCTCAGTCCAAGGCGTCCAGGATCTCCTGAGTGCTCCTTACTCTGCCTATCCTCTTCAGAACGAACTCAATCGCGTTCCTGTGGGCCTCGGCTGAGCGGTCGGACATGGCGTCTTCTGCGAATATCTGCTGGAACCCGTACTCGAAGGCGAACCTCGCGGTGCTCTCGACCCCATAGGTGGTGGAGATCCCGCAGAGGACTATTGTGTCCACGCCTCCTCTCCTCAGCCTGAGTTCCAGGTCAGTCCCGTAGAACGCGCCCCACTGCCGCTTTGTTATCACCACGTCCGAGGGGTCGGGACCTAGCTCGGGGACGAAGTCGGCCCAGTCCGGGGGCATCTGACCACGCGAGGGGAAGGGGGTGTCGGACTGGGTCTGGAGGGCGGTCCCCTTCGACTGGGTCACATGGACGAGGAAGACAGGCATCCCCCTCTCGCGGAACGCCTTGGCGAGCTTCGCCGCGTTGGCTATAACCGCCTTCGAGTCGTGGGGCTGGGCATCCATCCCCGCTATGCCCTTCTGGAGGTCGATCACCACCAGGGCCGTCTTCGAGCTTCCGATCGTGAATGTGCTCAACGACCTTCCCGCCGGACGGCCTGTAGAAATCCTCTTCTGTGTTGATCCGCCGGTCCGGCGTCGCGCCCGGCTTCCCGAGACGAAAGGACCGCGCCCCCGCTGAACGACGGGACGCCCTGATATGGTGCGCGACCACGACCAGAGCAAGTTTTAAGAGCTAGTCTCAGGATGCTACCAACATCGCTCCATGTCTTCTCTGATAGACGCAGATTACGCGGCCCTCCTCTTGAGGGTGTTCGTGGGGGCGGCATTGATAGCCCACGCAATGCCCAAGGTGAAGGGAGGCTGGGGGACCCAGGCAGGCATGTGGATCGGGTCGATGGGGGTCCCGCCCGTGGCAGCCAGGCTCGTGACCGTCTTGGAGTTCTTCGGGGGCATCTTCCTCATCGTCGGTTTGATCACCCCTGTGGTCGCCGGCTTCTTTGCCATCCAGTTCGCGGCAATCATAGCCATGAAGGCGACCAAGATGAAAGCAGGGTTCATGGGTGCGGGCGACAAGCCCGGCTATGAGCTCGACTTCACCTACCTACTGCTGTCTCTGGGGATATTTCTCCTCGGATCGGGGGCTCTGTCCGTGGACGGCTTGCTCCACATACTCTAGCCGCAGCGCCGGTTCTTGTCGAATCATCATAACGGACTTGTTGATAGTGTTTGACTCAGGCTCTGAAGTGCCCTGACCGACCGTATCAATGTCAGCAATGGTCCTAGAAATCGCCGAACTGCTGCTTGGCACTTGCGTGGGCGCGATTGTCGCGGTCTACGCGTCATCCAAGGGCTATCTGGGACACCGGAGAACGAAGGTCGCGTCAATCACAGTCCCGTCCACGGCGAGCTTCGCCGCGACGACTGAACAGGCCAAAGAGGTCCCGACTGCGGCAGCACCTGCCGCGACAGAGCCTGCCCCGTCACCCACACCAGCCCCATCACATGCCATCTATGAGACGGTGCAGCCGGCTCCAGCGCCCGTGACGTACGCGGCGCCGGCGGCGACGTCATTCAGCTCCCCTACACTCGCAAAGAAGCCGACGCGGACCTACAGGCGCAGGACGGCTCCCGTGAGGAGCTCATCCGGTGTCAAGAAGACCCTGTCCAAACCCAAGAAGCGCTGAGCGCGAAAACCAAAGCAAGAGCGTGGGTTCATAAACCCACACTCTGCCTCTTTTGATGTTCTTTGACGACAGAGCCGATGGTGGGCCTCCACATCTCAGCTGCCGGCTCCCTGGACCTCGCCTTCGACAGAGCTTCCGAGATAGGTGCGACGACCTTCCAGATATTCACCAGGAACCCAAAC
Proteins encoded in this region:
- a CDS encoding hydrolase encodes the protein MSTFTIGSSKTALVVIDLQKGIAGMDAQPHDSKAVIANAAKLAKAFRERGMPVFLVHVTQSKGTALQTQSDTPFPSRGQMPPDWADFVPELGPDPSDVVITKRQWGAFYGTDLELRLRRGGVDTIVLCGISTTYGVESTARFAFEYGFQQIFAEDAMSDRSAEAHRNAIEFVLKRIGRVRSTQEILDALD
- a CDS encoding DoxX family protein, encoding MSSLIDADYAALLLRVFVGAALIAHAMPKVKGGWGTQAGMWIGSMGVPPVAARLVTVLEFFGGIFLIVGLITPVVAGFFAIQFAAIIAMKATKMKAGFMGAGDKPGYELDFTYLLLSLGIFLLGSGALSVDGLLHIL